A window of the Streptococcus sp. 116-D4 genome harbors these coding sequences:
- a CDS encoding formate--tetrahydrofolate ligase, translating to MKTDIEIAQSIELKPIVDVVEKLGISYDDLELYGKYKAKLSFDKIRAVESNPVGKLILVTAINPTPAGEGKSTITIGLADALNKIGKKTMIAIREPSLGPVMGIKGGAAGGGYAQVLPMEDINLHFTGDMHAITTANNALSALIDNHLHQGNELGIDQRRILWKRVVDLNDRALRHVTVGLGGPLNGIPREDGFDITVASEIMAILCLATDIEDLKRRLANIVIGYRYDRTPVSVGDLQVEGALALILKDAIKPNLVQTIYGTPAFVHGGPFANIAHGCNSVLATSTALHLADYTVTEAGFGADLGAEKFLDIKTPNLPTSPDAVVIVATLRALKMNGGVAKDALTEENVEAVRAGFANLKRHVENIRKFGVPAVIAINEFVSDTEAEIAALKELCASIDVPVELASVWADGAEGGVALAETVVKTISENPANYKRLYDNDLSVQEKIEKIVTEIYRGSKVNFEKKAQTQIAQIVQNGWDKLPICMAKTQYSFSDNPNALGAPENFEITIRELVPKLGAGFIVALTGDVMTMPGLPKRPAALNMDVESDGTVLGLF from the coding sequence ATGAAAACAGATATTGAAATTGCACAGAGTATTGAGTTGAAGCCAATCGTTGATGTTGTTGAAAAACTGGGTATTTCTTACGACGATTTGGAGTTGTATGGAAAGTACAAGGCTAAGCTTAGCTTTGATAAAATTCGTGCAGTTGAGAGTAATCCAGTTGGAAAATTGATCCTGGTTACTGCCATCAACCCAACACCTGCAGGTGAAGGAAAATCAACTATTACCATTGGTCTTGCGGATGCCTTGAACAAGATTGGTAAGAAAACCATGATTGCTATTCGCGAACCATCTCTTGGTCCAGTTATGGGCATCAAGGGTGGTGCTGCTGGTGGTGGTTATGCCCAAGTTCTGCCAATGGAAGACATCAATCTCCACTTTACTGGAGACATGCATGCCATTACAACCGCCAACAATGCGCTTTCTGCCTTGATTGACAACCACTTACACCAAGGAAATGAGTTGGGAATTGACCAACGTCGTATCCTCTGGAAACGTGTAGTGGACTTGAATGATCGCGCCCTTCGTCATGTAACTGTTGGACTTGGTGGCCCTCTAAACGGTATTCCACGTGAGGATGGTTTTGACATTACCGTCGCTTCTGAAATCATGGCCATTCTTTGCTTGGCAACGGACATCGAGGACTTGAAACGCCGTTTGGCTAATATCGTTATCGGTTATCGCTATGATCGTACCCCTGTTTCTGTAGGTGATTTGCAGGTTGAAGGTGCCTTAGCTTTGATCTTGAAGGATGCGATTAAGCCGAACTTGGTTCAAACAATCTATGGAACACCTGCCTTTGTACACGGTGGTCCATTTGCCAATATCGCTCATGGATGTAATTCAGTCTTGGCAACAAGTACAGCCCTTCACTTGGCTGATTACACAGTTACAGAAGCTGGTTTTGGTGCAGACCTTGGTGCCGAGAAATTCCTTGATATCAAGACACCAAACTTGCCAACTTCCCCAGATGCAGTTGTCATTGTCGCAACCCTTCGTGCCCTTAAGATGAATGGTGGCGTGGCTAAGGATGCTCTTACAGAGGAAAATGTAGAAGCGGTTCGTGCCGGTTTTGCCAACTTGAAACGCCATGTTGAAAATATCCGTAAATTTGGAGTACCTGCAGTTATAGCAATTAACGAATTTGTATCTGATACAGAAGCTGAAATCGCAGCCTTGAAAGAACTTTGTGCCTCAATCGATGTTCCAGTTGAGTTGGCTAGTGTCTGGGCTGATGGCGCGGAAGGTGGAGTAGCTCTTGCTGAAACGGTTGTTAAGACTATTTCTGAAAATCCAGCTAACTACAAACGTTTGTATGACAATGACCTTTCTGTCCAAGAAAAGATTGAAAAAATCGTTACTGAAATCTACCGTGGTAGCAAAGTAAACTTTGAGAAGAAAGCTCAAACACAAATCGCTCAAATCGTTCAAAACGGTTGGGACAAATTGCCAATCTGTATGGCTAAAACTCAATATAGTTTCTCAGACAATCCGAATGCACTTGGAGCACCTGAAAACTTTGAAATTACCATTCGTGAATTGGTACCAAAATTAGGTGCAGGCTTCATCGTTGCCCTAACTGGCGATGTCATGACCATGCCAGGACTTCCAAAACGACCAGCAGCCCTCAACATGGATGTTGAAAGTGACGGAACAGTCCTAGGTTTGTTCTAG
- the coaB gene encoding phosphopantothenate--cysteine ligase, with product MKILVTSGGTSEAIDSVRSITNHSTGRLGKIITETLLAAGHEVCLITTKRALKPEEHPNLSIIEITNTKDLLLEMQERVQDYQVLIHSMAVSDYTPVYMTGFEEVQASSNLEVFLSKQNHQAKISSTDEIQVLFLKKTPKIISLVKEWNPAIHLIGFKLLVDVSENHLIDTARNSLLKNQADLIIANDLTQISANQHQAIFVEKDQLQTVQTKEEIAELLLEKIQAYHS from the coding sequence ATGAAAATTTTAGTTACATCGGGCGGTACCAGTGAAGCTATCGATAGCGTCCGCTCTATCACTAACCATTCCACAGGTCGCTTGGGGAAAATCATCACAGAAACTTTGCTTGCTGCAGGGCATGAAGTTTGTTTGATAACAACAAAACGAGCTCTAAAGCCAGAAGAACATCCCAACCTAAGTATTATAGAAATTACTAATACCAAGGACCTTTTACTAGAAATGCAAGAACGTGTTCAGGATTATCAGGTCTTGATCCACTCAATGGCTGTTTCTGACTACACTCCTGTCTATATGACAGGGTTTGAGGAGGTTCAGGCTAGCTCCAATCTAGAAGTATTTTTAAGCAAGCAGAATCATCAAGCTAAGATTTCTTCAACTGACGAGATTCAGGTTTTATTCCTAAAAAAGACACCCAAAATCATATCCCTAGTCAAGGAATGGAATCCTGCTATTCATCTGATTGGTTTCAAACTGCTGGTTGATGTCTCTGAAAATCATCTAATCGACACTGCTAGAAACAGTCTTCTCAAGAATCAAGCGGACTTAATCATTGCAAATGACCTGACTCAAATCTCAGCAAATCAGCACCAAGCTATCTTTGTTGAGAAAGATCAGCTTCAAACAGTTCAGACTAAAGAAGAAATTGCAGAACTCCTCCTTGAAAAAATTCAAGCCTATCATTCTTAG
- the coaC gene encoding phosphopantothenoylcysteine decarboxylase has product MAHILLAVTGSIASYKSADLVSSLKKQGHQVTVLMTQAATEFIQPLTLQVLSQNPVHLDVMKEPYPDQVNHIELGKKVDLFIVAPATANTIAKLAHGFADNMVTSTALALPSHIPKLIAPAMNTKMYDHPATQANLKTLETYGYQLIAPRESLLACGDHGRGALADLTIILEKIKETLDEKTL; this is encoded by the coding sequence ATGGCACATATTCTCTTGGCTGTAACGGGCTCAATCGCCTCTTACAAGTCGGCAGATTTAGTCAGTTCTCTAAAAAAACAAGGCCATCAAGTCACTGTCTTAATGACTCAGGCTGCTACAGAGTTTATCCAACCTTTGACACTACAAGTCTTATCACAGAATCCTGTCCACTTGGATGTCATGAAGGAACCTTATCCTGATCAAGTAAATCATATCGAGCTTGGAAAAAAAGTAGATTTATTTATCGTAGCCCCTGCAACTGCTAACACAATTGCAAAACTAGCCCACGGATTTGCAGACAATATGGTGACCAGTACAGCTCTAGCTCTACCAAGTCATATTCCCAAACTCATCGCACCAGCTATGAATACAAAAATGTATGACCATCCAGCAACTCAGGCTAATCTGAAAACATTAGAAACCTACGGCTATCAGCTGATTGCTCCTAGGGAATCCCTACTAGCTTGTGGTGACCACGGAAGAGGAGCTCTAGCCGACCTCACAATTATTTTAGAAAAAATAAAGGAAACTCTCGATGAAAAAACGCTCTAA